The Halogranum gelatinilyticum genome contains a region encoding:
- a CDS encoding PHP domain-containing protein, translating to MLSVELHTHSSLSYDGRDPVELLLEQAAAVGLDAIAVTDHDEIDASLEAAERAADYGLVGITGMEVTSAAGHVLALGIDELVPAGLSFDETLDRIWEQGGVAVVPHPFQKSRHGVAPHISRDQLANADAIEVYNSRLLTGLANRKAEKFAERRELPMTAGSDAHISEMVGQAVTEVATDERDADAILDAIVDGQTSYVGSRTPWHISVRQAAGGAKRRMKHGLYNIL from the coding sequence GTGTTATCGGTCGAGTTGCACACGCATTCGTCGCTGTCGTACGACGGGCGTGACCCGGTCGAGCTGCTCTTAGAACAGGCAGCAGCGGTGGGTCTCGACGCGATTGCCGTCACCGACCACGACGAGATCGACGCGAGTCTCGAAGCCGCCGAACGAGCCGCCGACTACGGACTCGTCGGCATCACCGGGATGGAGGTCACGAGTGCCGCGGGCCACGTGCTCGCGCTCGGCATCGACGAACTCGTCCCTGCAGGGCTCTCGTTCGACGAGACGCTCGACCGCATCTGGGAGCAGGGCGGCGTCGCCGTCGTCCCCCATCCGTTCCAGAAGTCCCGCCACGGCGTCGCCCCCCACATCAGCCGCGACCAGCTGGCGAACGCCGACGCCATCGAAGTCTACAACTCTCGACTCCTGACCGGCCTCGCGAACCGCAAGGCCGAAAAGTTCGCCGAACGACGCGAGTTGCCGATGACCGCCGGCAGCGACGCTCACATCAGCGAGATGGTCGGCCAGGCGGTCACCGAGGTCGCGACCGACGAACGCGACGCCGACGCGATCCTCGACGCCATCGTCGACGGGCAGACCAGCTACGTCGGCTCGCGGACGCCGTGGCATATCAGCGTCCGGCAGGCCGCTGGCGGCGCGAAACGACGCATGAAACACGGTCTCTACAACATCTTGTGA
- a CDS encoding asparagine synthase C-terminal domain-containing protein, translated as MFGADAAAVRAALESGDPLPGTAGFAGELDGRLVRDVLGRQPLFSDGDDHKTWSTDLTDLENPSRVPPGTVRDSDGDELVWTLPDPDAAASGEALAAVRDAVLTSVRDVDDDGLAVAFSGGVDSGLVAAGVPDAPLYVAGFEGSHDVAAARDAADAMDRELRVVELTHAALERAVPELVAATGRDNPMDIQIALPLYLTAERASEDGYDRLAVGQGADELFGGYSKVVDPADDHRVDADTVRGATREVVATLPDQLERDVLALRAAGVEPVAPLLHDRVVSAALRLPPELLATDDERKIALRRAADGVLPESVRTADKKAVQYGTYAARELDRLARQAGFKRRMDDHVGQYIRSLCEE; from the coding sequence ATGTTCGGTGCCGACGCGGCGGCCGTCCGCGCCGCACTCGAGTCGGGCGACCCACTGCCGGGTACGGCTGGCTTCGCCGGTGAACTCGACGGGCGACTCGTTCGCGACGTGCTCGGCCGACAGCCGCTCTTCTCCGACGGAGACGACCACAAGACCTGGAGTACCGACTTGACAGACCTTGAGAACCCTTCTCGAGTCCCACCGGGCACCGTCCGCGACAGCGACGGCGACGAGCTGGTCTGGACGCTCCCCGACCCGGACGCAGCAGCCTCGGGTGAGGCACTCGCTGCCGTCCGTGACGCGGTGCTGACCAGCGTCCGCGACGTCGACGACGACGGACTGGCAGTCGCGTTCTCCGGCGGTGTGGACTCAGGACTCGTCGCGGCAGGTGTCCCGGACGCGCCGCTCTACGTAGCCGGGTTCGAAGGGAGCCACGACGTCGCTGCTGCGCGGGACGCAGCGGACGCGATGGATCGCGAACTCCGGGTCGTCGAGCTGACCCACGCCGCGCTCGAACGGGCGGTCCCGGAGCTGGTCGCGGCGACTGGCCGCGACAACCCGATGGACATCCAGATCGCGCTGCCGCTGTATCTCACGGCCGAGCGAGCGAGCGAGGACGGCTACGACCGCCTCGCTGTCGGGCAGGGTGCCGACGAGCTGTTCGGGGGCTACTCGAAAGTTGTCGACCCCGCCGACGACCACCGCGTCGACGCTGACACGGTTCGCGGGGCGACGCGCGAAGTCGTCGCCACGCTCCCGGACCAGTTGGAACGTGACGTGTTGGCTCTCCGTGCGGCGGGCGTCGAACCCGTCGCACCGCTGTTGCACGACCGGGTCGTCTCGGCGGCACTCCGGCTCCCGCCGGAGCTGTTGGCGACGGACGACGAGCGGAAGATCGCCCTCCGACGGGCGGCCGACGGCGTCCTCCCCGAGTCAGTGCGGACGGCGGACAAGAAGGCCGTCCAGTACGGGACCTACGCCGCGCGCGAACTGGACCGGCTGGCGCGACAGGCGGGCTTCAAACGCCGAATGGACGACCACGTCGGCCAGTACATCCGGTCGCTCTGCGAAGAGTGA